GGTGAAAATGCTTATTTTAGTGCCAAACTTGCAGAATATTTTTGGAGGAATAAACCGGTTATTTTAGAGAGTGAACATTATGGACCTTCAAAGAATCAAGGGCGTTGGGGTGATGGTAGCAAATATTTACAGGCTGTAGAAGATTACCATGCCAGTTATGTTTCTATACATTGGTGGCCTCGGGAGTTTTTAACAGACAACAAAGATTTAATAGATAAAATCAATTTTAGGTTAGGTTATCGTATTTTGCCTACAGAGGTTAAATGGCAAAAGACAGTAAAAATATCGGATAAAAAATGGGACATTTCCTATCGTTGGGTAAATAAAGGAGTTGCTCCTTGTTATCAAGATGTATATCCCATTATCACATGGAAAGATGAAAATGGGGGAATTGTTGCTGTTTTTACAGATGATGTATTTAATCTCAGGAATTTGCCTATAAGGAAACAAGATGAACCCCAAGAAGTAGAATCGAAAACTTCGTTTTTTATTCCTTTTTTATTAAAAGAAGGAACTTATACCGTGTTGATTTCAGCGGGTACTATTACTGGAACTCCTGAAATTCAATTACCCTTAACCAACTCTGACCAGGAAAAGAGATATGTTATTGGTAAAGTTAATGTTGTTTTGTGAGGAAAATAAAATATGTTAATAAAAACTTCAGAAATGAAGAATACAAAAGATATGGAAAGGAGATAAAAAATGAGTCCATTTCGAAGTCATGTATTAATCTGTGCAGGTGCAGGATGCGTGGCATCAGGCTCGATGGAAGTCAGTTCCGCCTTTTCGGAGGCACTTGCAAAACATGGGCTAAATGATGAAATTCAGGTAGTCCATACAGGATGTTTGGGACCCTGTGCTATAGGTCCTGTGGTCGTAATTTACCCAGATGCTATTTTTTATCAGGGTGTCAAAACAACAGATGTTGAAGATATTGTTGTTGAGCATCTGTTAAAAGGGCGACCTGTCAGTCGTTTGAATTTCAAATCCACAACCACATCACAAATTATCCCTGCCTTACAGGAAATAGGTTTCTTTAAGCAGCAGACCAAAATTGTTTTACGGAACTGCGGTATTATAGACCCCACAAAAATTGAAGAATATATCGCGAGAGATGGGTATCAAGCTTTAGCAAAAGTATTGACAAAAATGACTCCACAACAAGTAGTGGAGGAAGTGAAAAAATCAGGACTTCGGGGAAGAGGTGGTGCAGGATTCCCAACAGGTATAAAATGGGAATTAACCCAGAAAGCCCCGGGTGATAAAAAGTATGTTCTTTGCAATGCTGATGAAGGTGACCCGGGAGCGTTTATGGACAGAAGTGTTTTGGAAGGTGACCCCCATAGTGTTATTGAGGCTATGATTATAGCGGGATATGCTATAGGTTCTGACCAGGGGTATATTTATGTTCGGGCTGAGTATCCATTAGCAGTAGAAAGGCTTAATATTGCGATTGGTCAGGCAAAGGAATTAGGATTGTTAGGGAAAAATATAATGGGGACGGGCTTTAATTTCGATTTAGAAATACGGATGGGTTCAGGGGCTTTTGTGTGCGGTGAAGAAACAGCACTTATGCGTTCTATAGAAGGAAAGAGAGGCGAACCTCGTCCGCGTCCACCGTTCCCTGCATATAAAGGTTTATGGGAAAAGCCCAGTTTATTAAATAATGTAGAAACTTATGCAAATATTCCTGTTATTATCCTAAAAGGTGCCGATTGGTTTGCGTCTATAGGAACTGCTAAGAGTAAAGGAACTAAAGTATTTGCATTAGCGGGTGCAGTTAACAATACAGGTCTGGTAGAAATACCCATTGGAACACCTTTAGGAGAGATTATTTATGATATTGGTGGTGGAATTCCTCGTGGTAAACAATTCAAAGCGGCACAAATTGGGGGTCCTTCCGGTGGGTGTATACCCAAGCAATATTTAAATGTTCCTGTTGATTATGAGTCTTTACAAGAATTGGGAGCCATTATGGGTTCAGGTGGTTTAATTGTTATGGATGAAGACACTTGTATGGTAGATATGGCTCGTTTCTTCCTTGACTTTGTTCAAGACGAATCCTGTGGAAAATGTGTGCCATGCCGTGTTGGAACCAAAAGGATGTTAGAAATTGTAACGAGAATTTGTGAGGGTCGAGGAGAGGAAGGTGATATTGAAAAACTAATAGAGTTGGGGAAACAAATTAAAGATGCTTCTTTATGTGGTTTAGGACAGACAGCCCCAAATCCTGTCCTTTCTGCAATTCGTCATTTCCGTGAGGAATTTGAAATACACATTCGTGAACATAAATGTCCCGCGGGTGTCTGTCCGTCCCTTGTCCGTGCTCCTTGTATGAGTGCTTGCCCTGCGAATGTTTACATCCCGGGTTTTGTTTCATTAATATCTGAAAAAAGATATGCAGAAGCACTTCGTGTTCATCGCGACCAAAATCCTTTCGCTTCGGTTTGTGCCCGTGTGTGTTTCTATACTTGTGAGGATAAATGTAGAAGAGCCACTCTTGATGAAGCCGTATCTATTCGCGGATTAAAACGGTTTATGGTAGAACAGGAAGTTACAATACAATTGCCTGAAATCCGTGAAAATGAACAAAATCTTCGTAAGAAAATTGCTATCATAGGGGCAGGTCCGGCGGGTCTTACCTGTGCTTATTTCCTTGCACGATTGGGCTATCAACCTCGTGTATTCGAATCAGCACCCAGACCCGGTGGTATGTTAGTGCAAACAATACCTGCATATCGTTTACCCAGAGAAGAGTTGGCTCGTGAGATTCGTATGATAGAAAGAATGGGTGTTGTTATTGAAACAGAAAAAGCCTTAGGTCGTGATTTTACATTACAAAGCCTTCGTGATGATGGTTATGAGGCTATTTTCATTGGTATAGGTGCTCCCTCTGGACAAAAATTAAGAATTCCAGGCGAAGATGCAGAAGGAGTTGTCGAGGCAATAGATTTCCTTCGTGAATACAACCTTCGTGGTTCTGTTCCGGTAGGTAAGAATGTTGTTATTATAGGTGGTGGCAATGCAGCTATTGACGCGGCAAGAACAGCCATTCGTTTAGGTGCTAAAAAGGCGACGATTCTCTATCGCAGAACAAGAGAAGAAATGCCTGCCTATAAAGAAGAAATCGAAGAAGCGGTTAACGAAGGCGTAATTTTGAAAATGTTAGTCACTCCACTGGAAATTTTAACAGAAAATGGAAAAGTTGTTGGTGTGAAATGTCAACACATGTGGTTAGGAGAATATGACCGTTCTGGTAGAAGAAGACCCGAAGCAAAATCAGGTGAAGAACCTTTTGTTGAAGAAGCCGACCAGGTTATAGCGGCGATAGGTCAGACTGTTGATTTGAAACGGTATCTTGATGGATTAAATGTTAAATTAACTCCTTCCGGCTTTTTGTGGGTTGACCAATTATACGGACAAACCTCTATAGAATGGTTATTTGCAGGTGGTGATATTAGTTCTGGACCTTCCTCTGTAGCAGAAGCAATTGGTGCTGGAGAAAGGGCAGCAGTAGGCATTGATAAATATCTTACTGGTGAAGAACATGCTTTCTGGAGAGAACCGTATATGGTTGATACAGAATTTGACCCAGATTCTGACCCTGTAGATTTCCCAAGAGCAAAAATGAAACTTCTGCCTGTTGAAAAGCGAGTTCATAACTTCAATGAAGTAGAAATTCCGTTTACAGAAACATTAGCCGTAAGAGAGGCTCGCCGTTGCTTACGTTGTGATTATCGTGAAACAAAAATAAGTTTAAAAACACAACATTAATAAAAGGAGAATGAACCATGCCAAAATTAACTATAGATGGTATTCCCGTAGAAGTTCCTGAAGGGACAAC
This is a stretch of genomic DNA from Candidatus Hydrogenedens sp.. It encodes these proteins:
- the nuoF gene encoding NADH-quinone oxidoreductase subunit NuoF, translating into MSPFRSHVLICAGAGCVASGSMEVSSAFSEALAKHGLNDEIQVVHTGCLGPCAIGPVVVIYPDAIFYQGVKTTDVEDIVVEHLLKGRPVSRLNFKSTTTSQIIPALQEIGFFKQQTKIVLRNCGIIDPTKIEEYIARDGYQALAKVLTKMTPQQVVEEVKKSGLRGRGGAGFPTGIKWELTQKAPGDKKYVLCNADEGDPGAFMDRSVLEGDPHSVIEAMIIAGYAIGSDQGYIYVRAEYPLAVERLNIAIGQAKELGLLGKNIMGTGFNFDLEIRMGSGAFVCGEETALMRSIEGKRGEPRPRPPFPAYKGLWEKPSLLNNVETYANIPVIILKGADWFASIGTAKSKGTKVFALAGAVNNTGLVEIPIGTPLGEIIYDIGGGIPRGKQFKAAQIGGPSGGCIPKQYLNVPVDYESLQELGAIMGSGGLIVMDEDTCMVDMARFFLDFVQDESCGKCVPCRVGTKRMLEIVTRICEGRGEEGDIEKLIELGKQIKDASLCGLGQTAPNPVLSAIRHFREEFEIHIREHKCPAGVCPSLVRAPCMSACPANVYIPGFVSLISEKRYAEALRVHRDQNPFASVCARVCFYTCEDKCRRATLDEAVSIRGLKRFMVEQEVTIQLPEIRENEQNLRKKIAIIGAGPAGLTCAYFLARLGYQPRVFESAPRPGGMLVQTIPAYRLPREELAREIRMIERMGVVIETEKALGRDFTLQSLRDDGYEAIFIGIGAPSGQKLRIPGEDAEGVVEAIDFLREYNLRGSVPVGKNVVIIGGGNAAIDAARTAIRLGAKKATILYRRTREEMPAYKEEIEEAVNEGVILKMLVTPLEILTENGKVVGVKCQHMWLGEYDRSGRRRPEAKSGEEPFVEEADQVIAAIGQTVDLKRYLDGLNVKLTPSGFLWVDQLYGQTSIEWLFAGGDISSGPSSVAEAIGAGERAAVGIDKYLTGEEHAFWREPYMVDTEFDPDSDPVDFPRAKMKLLPVEKRVHNFNEVEIPFTETLAVREARRCLRCDYRETKISLKTQH